Genomic window (Rosa chinensis cultivar Old Blush chromosome 6, RchiOBHm-V2, whole genome shotgun sequence):
AGTgctcaagtcactggccaagtaaaaagaaaactgaATGTCATTGGCCAAGTCACTAGGCAAGTTACTGTAAAactcaagtaactgaccaagtcattGATAATGTAgttgaccatgtaactgacaatgtatgtaactgaccatgtaagtATGTAACTAAGCATGTAACTGAATATGTAATTGgacaaaaaacattaaaactctAAGTCACTAGAGAAGTCACAGCCAaaatgaccaagtcactgataatttagctgaccatgtaactgataatgtatgtaactgaccatgtaactgaacatgtagctgAATATGTAACTGGacaaaaaacattaaagttCTAAGTCACTAGAGAAGTCACAACCAAAATGATATTTCCGCTACCAATTAACAAACCAAAGTTGGTGTAGATacttcattttttaattttcattaatATTTGCAGCGTGCCGCTGTACTGCAACAACCAAACAAATTTTTTAcagctaatttttttatttttcattaacaTTTGCAGTGTGCCGCTGCACCGCAACGGCAACGTTCCGCTGCCAATAACCAAATCTATATGCAGTGATCCAACTACAAGTCATTGAACAACAAACTGCCAAGATAACTAAAAACTAATGTCAATGGACAAGTCAATGTAAATCTAAAGAAAATGGTTATGTCACTGTACATGCAACTATTAAAAACCTGTAGGACACAAAATACTGAAGAATTTATAAAACAAGAAAGCAGATACACTGTCTCATAGTCAAAAAAAATTCCAATGAGTAAGCACTTTGTTGATACCCAAATTTCCACAAGTTCGAATTTGACTAAGTGACAGGCAAAAGGAACGAGTCATCAACCTCATTGGATCTTCAAGCAAGCCCATTCTTCGGTGAAAGAATTCTTTATTCAACCAGTGATACGAGATGCCTAAAACATTCAAACGATCGACAGGGATTTCTAAATCGACCAACATGCTTATTTATCACGCGATACACGTAGGCCCAAGCTACGTTTGGGGCTCATACGGCGGGatatggtgtggaaggtaacggatcaTGCGAGGCCCATCGTTACGATAAGGCCCACCtgtaattttggacttgggaaccgAAATTCACGCTTCGAGGCCCAATATCTTAACGTGGGCTAGTAGAGAGATGAAAGCAAGCCCAACAAGACTTAGAGCCCACTAGAAGTCTTACCTAAAATCCACTACATTAGGACCCGTGGCCCAAAAGGGCATTGGAGTCGTCTTCTCCAGATTAGGAATATGGTTCCTTTAAATTGCTGCTGGGATTACAACTCCATCCTTTTCGGGTAAGAACTCCAAGTCTATACAAAAGCTCACCAATTCTCATCTTCCAAAATCTTGCCCCAATTTCCGATAATACTTAGGCATTTGCGATCACAGTTTACAATACCACAAATCAAGGGATTATAATCTCTCAAAAATCACGGCAGCACGAAATCTGGGATTTCCGTCGCCACCCTATGTCTGCACCACCAGTCTTTACCCACACGGCCAAAACAGGTTTTCACTCTTTTCATTTCATAGGGAAAACAAGAACTGAAGGTTTTAGAATGATTCCATCGAAACTAAGAATACTCTCTCAAAGCCTTTGGTTCTTGGTACAAACCCTTCCCCTCTATCGCCGCTATAAAGGGCGAGTTCGTTGCCGTAGAAAACCAAGCCACAACAGCCCAGAAAcacaagcaagagatcaagcttcATCTCTGATAATCTAGCCACCAACATTCAAATAGCTTTAACCCAAAATCCCAGAATTATGTTGTGGCCGGAActctctctctgctaaactCTCATGCATCCAGCTCCCACACCCTTCCTGCCTATGAGTCCTGTTCCTATAAATTCAAGTTTAAATCGCTACCAAGTAGCTGCTGTTATCATCAAGCCAAGTAGCTGCTGTTATCATCAAGCTAAGTAGCTGCTGTTAGCGTCAAGCCAAATAGCTGCTGTTACGTTTAACAGGTTACAACGAAGTTGTTCTTGGGACAACCATTGAATGACTTTGGGCCTAGTCTCGCACAACTAGGAGGGTCTTGCTGCAAAAGTCAAAGTCACAAAATCACCCTCACACACTTCTTatcatttattgaaaaaaatgaaaaatcaaaacaaaatttcaaactGTATTGGAGTCACTTGCTATGTCACTTGCCATGTCACTGTTAAAGGCATGTAAGCAGAATAGAACCTATATCGGAGCTGTACAACTCTTTCTGTTGTGACCATCACATTTTCCGCACCTACCACACTTGATCACCCTAGTTTGCTCGCTCCTTTTTCTGAACCTCTTCTTTCTAGGCCTTCCCGGTGGTCTTCTAGTCAAAGAAGGCTGCAATATCACCGCATCTCTACCAAAATCATGCACTTGCTTCGAAATAGAGGGAAGAGGATTAATTGGGAAACAATAAGTTTCTCGATATTTCTCCACCTTGTACAGCTCATTAACATATAAATACGGGGAAGAACCATGTTGTTGGATCACTACAAGGGCATGGGAACATGGGAAGCCATACAGCTGCCATTCTCCACACGAACAAAAGCGAGTTTCCACATTTACCATGCTATTGTACTTCTGGCAGTGAACTTCATACACATAGGTATTAGACCTGCTCACTCTCCAATGCCTTCCGACTTCCAAATTCTCCTTCAGCTTCTTTTCAATCACCGGGCACAACTCAGAGAACCATTCCTGAGCATCCTGCTTCCAAGCAGCAATTGAAGCCATGGACTTCACTCTAATCCCATCATTAATATCAAGAATAGGAAGACTCTTCAAAGGCAACAcccaattattgaaagactcagCCAAGTTATTTGTCATTTCACTAAATCTTTCGCCGTTAAAGTAAGCCATAAACCAGTTCTCCTTGGGAAGATCCTCCAGAAATTAAGCAACTATGTCGCCACCTTCACTCCTCAAGATTTCCATGTTGAACTCATACATCTCCGGTGTGCGAGAATAAGCACAACACATAAACAAGTAAGGAATCTGATCCTTAAGGTAAGAACCAGCTGGAAATTTGTCAGAAAGGTTAGCCATCAGATGTCTAAAACAAAACCCATGTGGATTATTGGGAAACACCCTAGGGAAAGCACTAACAAGCCCAACATGACGATCAGAAATGAACGTCACCCTCCTCATAGGGTGTTTTGTAAACTCTTCAGCCAAAACCTCAAGAAAAAATCTCCAATTACTCTCATTTTCAGAATCCACAATAGCATAAGCAACTGGATACAAGcctgaagagaaaaacaaaatgatgtcACTGTCATGTAACTGttaatgtcactgaccatgtcgctGACATAACTGCGTATTacttgacagtgacatggccagagACATGTCATTCAAATCACAGAACATTTAAGTCATTGGACATGTAACTGTCAATGAACATGTAACTGACAATGTCAGtagcaagaaaaataaaaaactagaaataATGAAGGAGATTCAACCTTGATTGGCATCCTTTGCCGATGCAGCAATAATCTGCCCTTGTACTTGTTGGTAATGAATGTAGCATCAATGAAAAGAATAGGTctacaaaattgaaaacccttCATCCATGCACCATAGGTCACAAACATACGCTAAAACCTGTGTGTTTCTCGATGAAACTCAACCACTATCCTAGAGTCGGGGTTTGACTTCATAACAGACTCACTGAACCAAAGTAGCTGAGCATAAGACTCAGCTTCATCACCATGCAGGGCTGTTTTTGCCAACTCCGTACCATACTAAACTGTACGATAAGGAACATCCAAACCATAATCACTCTTGATCTCATCAGCTATATCAATTGGCTTTTTGTTTGGATTGGCACGAATCTTATCAAGCACAATAGACTTGACAACCTTGGATCCCATCATCTTACTCTTCTGCAAACGAATCACACCATGACAAGTGTGAACATTAACCAACCTTTTAATCATAAAGAATCCATTATCCCTGCATAAATGAGCCTTCACAAGCCAATTGCAACCCTGAGAATGTTTCTTAGAACACTGAGCAATAACACGAACCTTGTCATTTCTAACAAACTCATATGAAAAACCAATTTCTATGGCATACTTACGCAGCTTATCTCTAAACTCAACAACCCCACCCTCAAACTTTTGGCCTTCAGAATGAATATAACTCTCCCAACCTTTCGTCATATAACTCTTCGGTGCCTCTGCCCTATAACACCCCAAATAATCATTCTCCTCAAGCATGGTACTAGAATCCTCACACACTGTATTACTCACCACGCTTTCACTAATAGAAGGCAAATCAGTCACAAACACTTCAACGAAATCAGAATTGTAACGAACCAAATTCCTAAAAATCATTCTCATATCAACTTCACTCTCTAGAAAACATGAACTAGAATCCGGAGGAATAATGTACCTCAACATGAAATTTCCTTGAATCAAATCCGGAAAACGAGAGCGTATTGAATTGCATAGGTCAACAAACGACCAATTATGCAACAATGGAACTGTCGCTGCTTCACCAGAATAAATAAACTTGACAATATAGCTAGTATCCATAACAACTGCacaagaataaaacaaaatcactATCCATGTCACTACTAAGAAAATCAACAGAATCAACACAAACAAGTCACTGCCAAAGTAACTGTTAAAGCCTGAACAAAACAGCAGTATTAAAAATGTAATTGGCCATGTCACTGATAAAAAAATCACAGTATAGAACAAATATAGTACCGCAATAGCACAAAACAtcatcaacaattcaacatagAACTGAGTCgacgaaggagaagaacaaagtaatccaaaacgaacaatttaacacaaacaacaaaaataCACTGCAAAATCCAAAACGAACAAATTCACAGAGAGAAGACTTACCGATCAAATCAGAGAAAaccagagagaggaagaaatacAGAGACTGTAACTAAGCACTAAgtcgacgaagaagaagaagaacacaatAACGTGATCAAGACGAACACCGACGAAGCCAAAGATCCAGAAAAAGAGAAGAGCTGCGGAAGCTCCAAAACCACTCAAAATTGAGATTTCAAATTGTTGCAGAGGCACAAAACTAAATCGGAAGCTTCCGACGGAGAGGGCGAGAAGAAAGAATCTCGAAAAGAGATCTCCGAACAAATCGAATCGGAAGCTTTCTTatcaaaggagagagaaaatttgagctCGCAGATTTTGAAATGGAAGGTTATAAAGGTTTATTACCTTAGGGGCAGAATCAGaatgataaaaattaaaaattgaccTTTTGTaacatgatctcattattcataaggactaaactaatattaataacaattcacagtggacctttttatcaagtaGAAAACTATGTGACCTTATTATCATTTCACTCTCTAAAGtgacattttccatcatttcccttaTAATTTAACTTTGAACTTTAAAACTATATGAAAGAatactattaatttttttttctgagaagaaATAATGGTATTAATgttagaaaaagaaagaaataaaaaaacaattagCACATTGCTGAGAATAAATAATAGTATTAatgttaaaaaaacaaaagaaagaaaaaaaaaattagcagaTTGCTACTACCAGCAATCGAACCAAGGACCAGCCCAAGACAAGAATAAGCCTCTACCACTACAGCAAGACAACACTCAGCGTTACAATGAAACcaaatttgtatatatatcaaAATCTCACTGCGGCACGGGACCCACCGTGCCCTAACGTGGCTCCGCCCATGCAACTACATGtggaatatttgaaaattggatCGACAAGATGACCAGAAAAAAATGCACATGAATTAAGAATCTTCATAGTTATATGCTCTTGGCTCAGAtgatgaaatttttatcttgGTTCAGATCGATCAGGTGCTTAATTGTCCGACTCAGCTTGCACATGAAAGCTCCTATATACGAGTCTTGTGAACAATATACTGGTCATGTTTTTAGAGAGTTTTCGAAGAGTTTGGAGCATAGGACAAGAAAACTCGACACCAATCAATCAACATAAAGTATGATTTTCACTTTATTAATTGATTAATACGTGTGCTTCATACCCCCTTTAAAGTGGTAAGTGGGGGGTTGAGAATTAGGTAGTTCTTTGGGATTGATAATTCGGTACTTAATACTTGTTGCAAAAGTTTTCTAACAATTCCACGTGTTTCACCAAGTGCACCTACCTTAAAAACTAGCATCTCCTACTTTTATTGAATTTTCGAGACAACTTAGGGTTCGTCTATGACCCATTAACGTATCAATAAAATCAATTTGATATAAAAATAGACCAGCTCTATCAGGCACATAACCAGGAATTTAAGTTTGGGGTGCTAAATTTACCCTAACAAGATTTGTTTGCAAtcataatacatatatatttgataCTAAGAGGGGGGCTGCAGCAATACCTAGTCCCCTGGTTCCGCCCTGAACTCCATACTAGT
Coding sequences:
- the LOC112171101 gene encoding uncharacterized protein LOC112171101: MTNNLAESFNNWVLPLKSLPILDINDGIRVKSMASIAAWKQDAQEWFSELCPVIEKKLKENLEVGRHWRVSRSNTYVYEVHCQKYNSMVNVETRFCSCGEWQLYGFPCSHALVVIQQHGSSPYLYVNELYKVEKYRETYCFPINPLPSISKQVHDFGRDAVILQPSLTRRPPGRPRKKRFRKRSEQTRVIKCGRCGKCDGHNRKSCTAPI
- the LOC121049985 gene encoding uncharacterized protein LOC121049985 produces the protein MDTSYIVKFIYSGEAATVPLLHNWSFVDLCNSIRSRFPDLIQGNFMLSESVVSNTVCEDSSTMLEENDYLGCYRAEAPKSYMTKGWESYIHSEGQKFEGGVVEFRDKLRKYAIEIGFSYEFVRNDKVRVIAQCSKKHSQGCNWLVKAHLCRDNGFFMIKRLVNVHTCHGVIRLQKSKMMGSKVVKSIVLDKIRANPNKKPIDIADEIKSDYGLDVPYRLYPVAYAIVDSENESNWRFFLEVLAEEFTKHPMRRVTFISDRHVGLVSAFPRVFPNNPHGFCFRHLMANLSDKFPAGSYLKDQIPYLFMCCAYSRTPEMYEFNMEILRSEGGDIVA